In the Penaeus chinensis breed Huanghai No. 1 chromosome 31, ASM1920278v2, whole genome shotgun sequence genome, one interval contains:
- the LOC125042091 gene encoding uncharacterized protein LOC125042091 — MWDEEPMPFLNPYRQVEGHDAFLSPQPPTSLKHRGFLQVPWLLGTNKEDGAFRVQGQVSWRRGEEKGRRPNPPIPKKHSRKPMDGGFKIFPGRTPHTVFSSKLDFIYKQEFSGDSASKVSTHMLMLWTNFVKGSDPTPKLKGWPEDVSPWGAWWEPFVKGYLYYLRIDPEMDSQDVPLKEENMAFWDSLPLFENRDQNVIRDEL; from the exons ATGTGGGACGAGGAGCCCATGCCTTTTTTAAACCCCTATCGACAAGTGGAAGGGCACGACGCCTTCCTTTCCCCACagccccccacctccctcaaacACCGGGGGTTCCTGCAGGTGCCGTGGCTCTTGGGCACCAACAAGGAGGACGGCGCCTTTAGGGTTCAAGGGCAGGTTTCTTGGAGAAGGGGCGAAGAAAAGGG GCGCCGCCCAAACCCCCCCATTCCAAAAAAACACTCGCGAAAGCCCATGGATGGGGGGTTTAAAATTTTTCCTGGACGAACCCCCCATACCGTTTTTTCCAGCAAACTCGACTTTATTTACAAGCAGGAGTTCAGTGGAGACTCTGCCTCGAAGGTGTCCACTCATATGCTTATGCTCTGGACCAACTTCGTCAAGGGAAG CGACCCAACGCCCAAGCTCAAGGGCTGGCCCGAAGACGTATCCCCCTGGGGCGCGTGGTGGGAGCCCTTCGTCAAGGGTTATCTGTACTACCTGAGGATCGACCCGGAGATGGACAGCCAGGACGTCCCCCTGAAGGAAGAGAACATGGCGTTCTGGGACAGTCTTCCGCTCTTCGAAAACAGGGACCAGAACGTCATTAGGGATGAGCTGTAA